A part of Bosea sp. (in: a-proteobacteria) genomic DNA contains:
- a CDS encoding flagellar assembly protein fliX, with the protein MLPIDPRAVIQRTASTPARAANGSGAKFTLGGATAGGESARMAGVSAAMPMDALVALQANEDATERKKRQVRRGHDLLDGLDRLKAALLGGVVPVSQLAQLKTQLEARRENTDDPRLEDLIGHIELRVAVELAKLGR; encoded by the coding sequence ATGTTGCCGATCGATCCCCGAGCCGTGATCCAGCGCACAGCGTCGACCCCGGCGCGCGCCGCGAACGGCAGCGGCGCGAAGTTCACGCTCGGCGGCGCCACGGCGGGTGGTGAGAGCGCCCGTATGGCCGGGGTCAGCGCCGCCATGCCGATGGACGCGTTGGTGGCGCTACAGGCCAATGAGGATGCCACCGAGCGCAAGAAGCGCCAGGTCCGGCGCGGGCATGACCTGCTCGATGGGCTGGACCGGTTGAAGGCCGCGCTGCTGGGCGGCGTCGTGCCGGTGTCGCAGCTGGCGCAGCTCAAGACGCAGCTTGAGGCGCGGCGCGAGAACACGGACGATCCACGCCTTGAGGACCTCATCGGCCATATCGAGCTGCGCGTCGCGGTGGAGCTGGCCAAGCTCGGCCGCTGA